The Argopecten irradians isolate NY chromosome 16, Ai_NY, whole genome shotgun sequence genome window below encodes:
- the LOC138311009 gene encoding innexin unc-9-like — translation MGLFADLTENAISIVTFDISDDTYIQQANRKLCVAFLISLSVLVSARQYVGDPITCFCPAQFEKFHVAYTNSYCWIKNNYAVPFDEILPVSDTSREEREISYYQWVPLILVFLAAMFYFPRLFWKGTSGYSGINTKKILRMSNEATYMSPKKRAEHLSIIVSYIDKWIDIRDGKSSIHHRVRRMKEQLHIGCINSGNYMSFIYIITILLYFLNTIAQIFLVDAFLGNDFMNLGTDYVRGLTINKNWEDLKRFPRVAFCDMDIRQLQNVQRWTIQCSLPINLFNEKVFIIVWFLLIGMSAVNGLYLLFSVIMVFTPRRKNMYIRKFLDCTQFPEEIRNSSKLLDVEKKFVDIYLKQDGVLLLWLVSHNTSQVVGAELVETLWINYCKKPYVQTFMTITEIEP, via the coding sequence cttcGCCGATCTTACCGAAAATGCAATCTCAATTGTGACCTTTGACATCAGTGATGACACCTACATCCAACAGGCAAACCGGAAGTTGTGTGTTGCGTTCTTGATTTCACTGTCGGTGCTTGTGAGTGCCAGGCAGTATGTTGGCGATCCAATCACGTGCTTCTGTCCGGCACAGTTCGAGAAATTTCACGTGGCTTACACGAACAGTTACTGTTGgataaaaaacaattatgcTGTTCCTTTTGACGAAATACTTCCGGTCTCGGACACCTCTCGAGAAGAACGCGAGATTTCTTACTACCAGTGGGTTCCGCTCATTCTTGTCTTTTTAGCAGCCATGTTCTATTTTCCAAGATTATTCTGGAAAGGAACATCTGGATATTCGGGTATTAATACAAAGAAGATTCTTCGTATGTCCAATGAAGCAACTTATATGTCTCCGAAAAAACGGGCTGAACATCTAAGTATCATAGTATCGTACATTGACAAATGGATAGATATCCGAGATGGCAAATCGTCGATACATCATCGAGTTCGAAGGATGAAGGAGCAACTACACATCGGTTGCATCAACTCTGGAAATTATATGtcttttatttacataataacaatattattatACTTTTTGAATACTATTGCACAGATATTTCTTGTCGACGCCTTTTTAGGCAACGACTTCATGAACCTTGGGACAGATTACGTTCGTGGCTTAACCATCAATAAAAATTGGGAAGATTTAAAAAGATTCCCAAGAGTTGCATTCTGCGACATGGATATTCGGCAGCTCCAAAATGTACAAAGGTGGACGATCCAGTGTTCCTTGCCTATAAATCTCTTTAACGAGAAAGTATTCATTATAGTTTGGTTTTTACTCATAGGAATGTCTGCTGTAAATGGACTGTATCTGCTGTTCAGTGTAATTATGGTTTTCACACCGAGGAGAAAAAACATGTACATTCGGAAGTTTCTGGATTGTACCCAGTTTCCCGAGGAAATCCGAAATAGTTCAAAACTACTGGACGTTGAGAAGAAATTTGTGGACATATATCTGAAACAAGATGGCGTGTTGCTTCTGTGGTTGGTTAGCCATAACACTAGCCAAGTCGTGGGAGCCGAACTCGTCGAGACACTTTGgataaattattgtaaaaaacCTTATGTTCAAACATTCATGACGATCACGGAAATAGAACCCTAA